The Sporomusaceae bacterium FL31 sequence TCTGGTATTCAGTAATTTAGCAAACTCAGTCAACAAATCATGCTCATTAGCAATATTACGGCTGTTGCCAATAATCCCGGCCAGTCTGACCCGTCCGCGGCCTGCATATTTGGCAATACCTTTCGCAATATTATTTGCGGCATAAAGTGACATCAATTCACCAGAAGAAACAATATAGATATCGCTGGCATAGCCTTCCCGGATCGGTACAGCAAAGCCACCACACACCACATCTCCCAGCACGTCATACAATACCAGTTCGTCATTCATACGGGTTTGCAGTTCTTTAAGCTTCTCGAGTGCAATAATGATGCCCCGCCCTGCACACCCAACCCCCGGTTCCGGGCCCCCTGCTTCTACACATTTGACATTGCCAAAACCACAATGGACAATCTGGTCAACGCTTATGTCATCACCATGGGATCGTACTGCATCCAGCACAGTTTGAGGACAAATCCTGCCTAACAGCAATCTTGTTGAATCATTCTTTGGATCACAGCCAATTTGCCAAACCGGATAACCAGCCTGCGCCAATGCAGCCGATAGATTTGCAGCAGTGGTTGATTTACCAATGCCACCTTTTCCATACAATGCAATCTTACGCATATGAGCCTCCTTACAATTAAAACAAAAGTACACAAAAACTTTGCGTTCCCTTTGAGTACTTTGCGGTTAAAAAAATCGTCTCTTAAAACACAAAAGCATCCCTTGGAATAAGGGATGCTTTTATATCAAATTAATATAAAAGCCCGGCGCAAAAATAATTACGCCGGGACGAAATAAGCACAACAGCACAAACTGCAGACATGCGCAAATCCCCTCCCCATCTCTCGCAGGTTATAGCGGTGATTGTCATATAGGCAGTTCTCCTGGCTCAGAGTCATTGCTTGCCCAAACCTTCCCAAGACTTCGGTCTCAGTGGCATCTTCCTGGGGTCGCTCCTCATTACAGTGGCGGGACCGCGCCGGTATTACACCGGACTTCCCTATTAAGCCCAAACGGGCACCTATACCAACATATGAAATTTTTCACTCACGTGTAGTATTACATGCTATTCCTGGATTGTCAAGCTTAAAAACCGATAGAATATAGTATTTTTGATACTACTTGACTTGGCTTTGGAACCATTTGACCGACACCTGTTTTAATGCACATTCCACATCATACGCCTGATCGGTACAGCCTGAACCATACCAGCGGGCAAAA is a genomic window containing:
- the nifH_4 gene encoding nitrogenase iron protein, which gives rise to MRKIALYGKGGIGKSTTAANLSAALAQAGYPVWQIGCDPKNDSTRLLLGRICPQTVLDAVRSHGDDISVDQIVHCGFGNVKCVEAGGPEPGVGCAGRGIIIALEKLKELQTRMNDELVLYDVLGDVVCGGFAVPIREGYASDIYIVSSGELMSLYAANNIAKGIAKYAGRGRVRLAGIIGNSRNIANEHDLLTEFAKLLNTRLVAFLPRDSVVTQAEVHRQTVIQWAPRSAQAGLYRQLADVLLTNSNLTVPNPLELEQLEGLVLKYGANALAY